In Tripterygium wilfordii isolate XIE 37 chromosome 17, ASM1340144v1, whole genome shotgun sequence, the genomic window GGAAAGTTTGATCCCCTTGAGAGAGATTGGGCGGTTGTTACTTGATGGTGGAGAACTTTTGAAAGTTGGACTTGCAGGTGATGTTCTTGGGAGCACCTTGGAGATGATTAAATCTGAGAAAGGAGAAAGTGCCTTGAATGAAATTGTTGGCGGCTCCAATTTGCAGTTGGAGAATTTCCGGCCTCCAAATCCTAACACATCAAGGACATTAGAGAGATTTATTTAGATGATACCGATGCTCATTTGTATCTTGCTAGAAGAAATTAATGTTTAATGCTCCTAGGTTACTGttaattttgaaaagaaagtATTTTTCTTTGTGGGTGGGTGGGATCTATACATGGGGTTCTCAGATCGgagtgttattattatttttgcaaATATTCACTGAAATTATGAAAGGTTCAATTGAGCATCAAATATTTAGGTCATGTCTTTGGTGATGCCTTTCATCAGTGATATCTGAACTTTTGCTTCTGTTTGCTGCTCATCTCGTTATGCCTTTCGTGTTTTGATAATCTTGACCTGTTAGATACCtttgatgggttttgttttttttttttaaataccattgagaaatatgtttcacaTTGAAATCGAATCTAGGCACACATATTCCTAACCCAAGTCGATTATCAATTGAgacatctctccatagaagtttGATAATTGAACAGAGTTGAGTAGAAGTTTGTTATGTTGATTTCTGGTGGGTGCACGTTCTTAACCATTGTCCTTAGCACTTGGGCCACTCGTTAATTAGACATGTACTTATTTAAAAGGCATAACTCTGAATGTCATGTTAAGCAACTAAAATAACATGTATATATAAGAAAATCTGAAAAAGATGACACAAATATTTCAGTATGCCATATATAGAATTTCTCCCCTCGATGCAATCAATTCCATCCAACAAATTTCCAAACAGAGAGTTTATTGATAACAATCAAGAAACCCTGTTCTTATTTTTCCCCTACAATGATCAATCTGCAAATATATAATAGAAATCAGAGGGAGAAAGGTCTTGCATACACATCAAACGGCTGGCAGGAGGTTAACTGAGGCTCCTGTCAATAACAAGAACATGGAAAAGTCAGAGACTCTGGATACATGTTTTTGAGAACTTCATAGATGCTTTCAGATATCTTATGTCTCATATAGTTGAGTCAAACAGTTAATACTACCACTGTATGACTTAACTATATGAGACTAGCAACTATTCAGTGAAAGGGCTTTACCTGTCTCAGCCCACCAATAGCACTGCCCCCGGTCATAAGCATGGTAAGGAGAGACGTCACAGCACCACCACCGCCAGCGCCAAGGTCATTGCCTGTACTTCGGATGACAGCACGCATTGAATTGAGAATGCTCCCATATGTATTACCTTGTCCTTTCTCAATGGCTTGGATGAAGCAGTAAGTCATGGCACCAGTGGAAGTGATCTTTGACAAAGCCTGCGTTTAAAACAATATTACAGTTCTGCTGTTACTTTTAAGAAAGAAATCTGTAAGGATCCTATATCAGTTCTTTTATTGGAACTTACGGATGTATCAGCAGAAGTTTGATCGTCATCACAACCGCTGAAAGATATTGCCTCTCCACCACTAGTCCCTTTCCATAAACCAGACCGTGGTCGATGGTCCTCCCAGATGTACTGCCCACTCCTACTTCCAAGAATGAGGGACAGAAACAAGTAAGGGATTTGATATCAAAATGCaccaattttcttttcaaattttacTGACGAGAACAGCATTAAATCCTAAACTATGCAAAGACAATACAAGTTACAAAAGGGAGGGTGAGAACATAATCTATATAGATCATCTGAAACACAGCTTGAGCATCCCATAACAAGTTCAAAATCCCCAAGTGAATTTTTATGCTTCTATGTACAATTCTCCCTCTAGCagaaatggtaaaaaaaaatttaaatgatgaatttaacaaaaaaaaatgtgactCACCGGTTCATTCTGCAAAGAAAGGGCAAATCCAAAACAGTGCCACTATGGCAAGCATCAATAATTGCATGGAGCCTGACCCCATGTGGAAGAGGTCTGACAATTGTAGTATTGATCTCATCATCAACAATCATGCCCTGAGTCTCAAAGTCTAGTGGACAGAGAGTTTCATCATATCCATCAACTTCATCACCATTATAATTCCTCTGCCGTGAACCATGGCCAGAATAGTGAAATACCAGAGAGTCTCCTGGTTGACAACCTTGTACAAGCCAATACAATGCCATCCTCATGTTGTTTTTAGTAGGAATTCTGTAAGGATCAGTCTGTTCTTCTGCATTTGAAGTTTCAGGCAAGGATTAACTGTAACTTCTACCAAATGGAGTCATAAATAAGAAATGAAACACACCATTCCAACTTCTGCCAGCTCTTTCTACTGAATGCTAGGAACCT contains:
- the LOC119982995 gene encoding metacaspase-1 produces the protein MYSNMLVNCSGCRTPLQMPPGAQSIRCAICSAITHLADPRSVPPPPHHTAASPSPPPPQSPSPYNHAPPGPAPNAHGRKRAVICGISYRFSRHELKGCINDAKCMKYMLVNKFQFPEESILMLTEEQTDPYRIPTKNNMRMALYWLVQGCQPGDSLVFHYSGHGSRQRNYNGDEVDGYDETLCPLDFETQGMIVDDEINTTIVRPLPHGVRLHAIIDACHSGTVLDLPFLCRMNRSGQYIWEDHRPRSGLWKGTSGGEAISFSGCDDDQTSADTSALSKITSTGAMTYCFIQAIEKGQGNTYGSILNSMRAVIRSTGNDLGAGGGGAVTSLLTMLMTGGSAIGGLRQEPQLTSCQPFDVYARPFSL